Proteins encoded by one window of Juglans regia cultivar Chandler chromosome 15, Walnut 2.0, whole genome shotgun sequence:
- the LOC108993116 gene encoding low temperature-induced protein lt101.2-like: MGSETFVEVILAILLPPVGVFLRYGCEVEFWIDLLLTILGYIPGIIYALYVLVG, from the exons ATGGGTTCAGAAACTTTCGTAGAAGTAATTCTGGCAATACTTCTACCTCCTGTTGGGGTCTTCCTCCGCTATGGCTGTGAA GTGGAGTTTTGGATAGATTTGCTGCTGACAATATTGGGATACATTCCGGGAATCATATATGCCCTTTATGTGTTGGTAGGATAG